Proteins co-encoded in one Prosthecobacter algae genomic window:
- a CDS encoding ThuA domain-containing protein: protein MKALLLPLLALGVVAAFTLAADPASSPPLKVLMVTGGCCHDYENQKMILAEGLSARANVEFTVVHEEGPEGKKDKMHKISIYEKEDWAKGYDVVLHNECFGGVTDVEFVNRIAKAHHDGVPAVMLHCSTHSYRAAQTDEWRKCLGQTSMSHEKNRDLLVKNVAPEHPVMKGFPNEWLDKKDELYKNDKLWENFVPLAKAFGEDTQKDHFLVWVNSYGKSKVFGTTMGHNNETMSAPVFLDLVARGLLWSCGKLNDDGKPVAGYESKQK, encoded by the coding sequence ATGAAAGCCCTCCTTCTCCCGCTTCTCGCGCTCGGCGTCGTCGCCGCGTTCACCCTGGCTGCCGATCCCGCCTCCTCGCCACCCCTGAAGGTGCTGATGGTCACCGGCGGCTGCTGCCACGACTACGAAAACCAGAAGATGATCCTCGCCGAGGGCCTCAGCGCCCGCGCGAATGTCGAATTCACCGTCGTCCATGAAGAAGGCCCCGAGGGCAAAAAGGACAAGATGCACAAGATCAGCATCTATGAAAAAGAAGACTGGGCCAAGGGTTACGACGTCGTCCTGCACAACGAATGCTTCGGCGGCGTGACCGATGTGGAATTCGTCAACCGCATCGCCAAGGCCCATCACGACGGTGTGCCAGCCGTCATGCTGCATTGCTCCACCCACAGCTACCGCGCCGCCCAGACGGACGAGTGGCGCAAGTGCCTGGGCCAGACCTCCATGAGCCATGAGAAGAACCGTGATCTCCTGGTCAAAAACGTCGCCCCAGAGCATCCCGTGATGAAAGGATTCCCGAACGAGTGGCTCGACAAAAAGGACGAACTCTACAAAAACGACAAGCTTTGGGAAAACTTCGTACCCTTGGCCAAAGCCTTTGGTGAAGACACCCAAAAAGACCACTTCCTCGTCTGGGTGAACAGCTACGGCAAATCCAAGGTCTTTGGCACCACCATGGGCCACAACAACGAAACCATGAGCGCCCCAGTCTTCCTCGACCTCGTTGCCCGTGGCCTGCTCTGGTCCTGCGGCAAGCTCAACGACGATGGCAAGCCTGTGGCTGGCTATGAGTCGAAGCAAAAGTAA
- a CDS encoding 3D domain-containing protein: protein MCAQSLAGEVKLPATTPAGTTGQILPGIRTTAYTHSEADHIKYGARTAAGTSLKYGQLRSAAADWSVYPVGTVFQIEGDNALYIVDDYGSALVGTRTIDLYKPSASSMRSWGVRKVSIRILKWGSYAKSLAILKPRQSKASHVREMVSRLVSRPA, encoded by the coding sequence ATGTGCGCACAGTCCCTCGCGGGAGAAGTCAAGCTTCCAGCCACAACGCCAGCAGGCACAACAGGGCAGATCCTCCCAGGTATCCGCACCACCGCTTACACACACAGTGAAGCGGACCACATCAAATACGGTGCCCGAACGGCGGCTGGCACGAGCCTGAAATATGGTCAACTGCGCAGTGCTGCGGCAGACTGGTCTGTGTATCCCGTGGGGACGGTCTTTCAGATCGAAGGCGACAATGCCCTCTACATTGTGGACGACTACGGTTCTGCACTTGTAGGGACCCGAACGATTGATTTGTACAAGCCAAGCGCGAGTTCGATGCGCTCCTGGGGTGTGCGCAAGGTCAGCATCCGTATCCTGAAGTGGGGTTCGTATGCGAAGAGCCTGGCGATCCTGAAGCCACGCCAGTCGAAGGCTTCCCATGTGCGCGAGATGGTTTCCCGTCTGGTGTCCCGTCCAGCCTAA
- a CDS encoding RNA methyltransferase translates to MKLHYHLIAQIISSLRDVFVDRRYADKVVEFAFKRHPKWGSRDRRLFAEAIYEIVRHWRWYWHLAGLPDSEHNHPELLTPEKLWHVWSAYWIMAENELPFFDEVNGVRRASIIERSKQEVSPALRHSIPDWMEARLGRELGASWPAIRETLNKPADVYLRVNTLKTERRSLKTRLSQDGFTTETLKEIPTALHMRQRYNVFGMAAFKEGMFEVQDASSQCVAPFLQVEPGMKVVDACAGAGGKTLHLGALMQNKGKIIALDVHDWKLTELRRRAARAGVDVAETRVIEGTKTLKRLAGYADRLLLDVPCSGLGVLRRNPDAKWKLSNEEIDRLIIEQQDILTRYSALVKPGGKMVYATCSILPGENELQVQKFLAAHGDQWTLEEELKINPAETGHDGFYAARLLRKPAAPTPPPVVEAQEAPVEAPAQEA, encoded by the coding sequence GTGAAACTGCACTACCACCTTATCGCCCAGATCATCAGCTCCCTGCGGGACGTCTTTGTGGACCGCCGCTACGCCGACAAGGTGGTGGAGTTCGCCTTCAAAAGGCACCCGAAATGGGGCAGCCGCGACCGCCGCCTCTTCGCGGAAGCCATTTACGAAATCGTCCGCCACTGGCGCTGGTACTGGCACCTCGCTGGCCTGCCAGATTCTGAGCATAACCACCCAGAACTCCTCACTCCGGAAAAGCTCTGGCACGTCTGGAGCGCCTACTGGATCATGGCGGAAAACGAACTGCCGTTCTTTGATGAAGTGAATGGTGTCCGCCGGGCATCCATCATCGAGCGCTCCAAGCAAGAGGTCTCCCCTGCCCTGCGCCATTCCATTCCAGACTGGATGGAAGCCCGCCTCGGCCGTGAACTCGGAGCCTCCTGGCCCGCCATCCGCGAAACCCTGAACAAGCCTGCCGATGTCTATCTGCGGGTGAACACGCTGAAAACGGAACGCCGCAGCCTCAAAACACGTCTGTCCCAGGACGGTTTCACCACCGAAACGCTGAAGGAAATCCCCACCGCGCTGCATATGCGCCAGCGCTACAATGTCTTTGGCATGGCCGCCTTCAAAGAAGGCATGTTCGAGGTCCAAGATGCCTCTTCCCAATGCGTGGCCCCTTTCCTCCAGGTGGAGCCCGGCATGAAAGTCGTGGACGCCTGTGCTGGTGCCGGGGGCAAAACCCTGCATCTGGGAGCCCTCATGCAAAACAAGGGCAAAATCATCGCCCTGGACGTGCATGACTGGAAACTTACCGAACTGCGCCGCCGTGCCGCCCGTGCAGGTGTGGACGTGGCCGAAACCCGCGTCATCGAAGGTACCAAGACGCTGAAACGTCTGGCCGGTTATGCCGACCGCCTGCTGCTGGATGTTCCCTGCTCTGGCCTGGGCGTGCTGCGCCGGAATCCCGATGCCAAATGGAAACTCAGCAACGAGGAGATTGACCGCCTCATCATCGAACAGCAGGACATTTTGACCCGCTACAGCGCCCTGGTGAAACCCGGTGGAAAGATGGTCTATGCCACCTGCTCCATCCTTCCTGGGGAAAATGAGCTGCAGGTGCAAAAGTTCCTCGCCGCCCATGGCGACCAGTGGACGCTGGAGGAAGAACTGAAAATCAATCCCGCTGAAACGGGGCACGACGGCTTTTACGCCGCTCGCCTGCTGCGTAAACCGGCTGCCCCCACCCCACCACCTGTCGTCGAAGCTCAGGAAGCTCCGGTTGAAGCCCCTGCACAGGAAGCTTGA